The genomic DNA CCCGGTCGAGCCGGGCTCCCCGGCCGGCGAGCACCCCGTCGAGGATGCCCACCTGCTCGACCGTCCGCGGGAACCCGTCCAGGATGAACCCCGCAACGGCGTCCGGCTGCGCCAGCCGCTCCCCGAGCAGGTCGCCGATCAACTGGTCCGGGACCAGCTGGCCGGCCTCCATGAACCCCTTGGCCTTGCGGCCGAGGGAGGTTCCCTCCTTGACGGCGGCGCGGAGCAG from Candidatus Polarisedimenticolaceae bacterium includes the following:
- a CDS encoding nucleoside monophosphate kinase; this encodes MRVILIGPPGVGKGTQAKFLTERLRVPHVSTGDLLRAAVKEGTSLGRKAKGFMEAGQLVPDQLIGDLLGERLAQPDAVAGFILDGFPRTVEQVGILDGVLAGRGARLDR